One window from the genome of Emys orbicularis isolate rEmyOrb1 chromosome 22, rEmyOrb1.hap1, whole genome shotgun sequence encodes:
- the MIIP gene encoding migration and invasion-inhibitory protein: MQKMESEQLERLRHANQDLLERLKVKQEEIKKRLPRKPLSSSSLSRRTTPAERAVPVPKRGKENQVRATKGTTDPVTLVSVEPGASAARAALHSPLKPAACGGEGRGVLHRRAGVHPGSPRAERSFTPAASITRETSRVARDGNALRNPGEESTPVKHRESRKQSTMLRGALERGRPRAEAETVLGTTPAEGNGRQRTAIRDSRTPKSILLTPGGKEVKKEAGRVTFLSDPEEYTIPADSWSARPFLGYDWIAGLLETDSSLSEKSEQYFSELREFRQVNKEACVHEEDLGPEAPDYLAPEQEADLVSSSHQCVYCYRLNRRLFTVPVDSQSACPMCKTPRARRPPETLEEPAYVRVSIPRSTLLPAYKYKIHRRKSFEPADDLALPSHCLAGWENVVPSSSPTLSSLDLRTSLQQKPTDRSHLTLVSRMSGGTRTDQLLNVSRSAHFRLSNASQQRAPDKPLCYRATPN; this comes from the exons ATGCAGAAGATGGAGTCGGAGCAACTGGAGAGGCTGCGTCATGCAAACCAagaccttctggaaaggctcaaGGTGAAGCAGGAAGAAATCAAGAAAAGACTTCCTCGCAAGCCACTATCTTCATCCTCTCTTTCCAGAAGAACAACTCCTGCAGAGAGAGCTGTCCCTGTTCCTAAGAGAGGG AAGGAGAACCAAGTCCGTGCGACGAAGGGCACAACGGACCCCGTGACGCTAGTGTCTGTGGAACCCGGAGCCAGCGCAGCCAGGGCAGCCCTTCATTCGCCATTGAAACCCGCAGCGtgcggcggggaggggaggggtgtgctgcaccGCAGAGCGGGGGTGCATCCGGGTTCCCCCAGGGCAGAACGAAGCTTCACGCCGGCAGCATCCATCACCAGAGAAACCTCCAGAGTGGCCAGAGACGGCAATGCCCTGAGAAACCCAGGGGAAGAATCCACCCCTGTGAAACACAGAGAGAGCAGAAAGCAATCCACCATGCTCCGTGGCGCCCTGGAGAGGGGCAGGCCAAGGGCTGAGGCAGAGACGGTGCTGGGCACGACCCCAGCGGAAGGGAATGGCCGGCAGCGAACGGCCATTAGAGACTCCAGGACTCCCAAATCAATCCTCCTGACACCTGGGGGTAAAGAAGTCAAG AAGGAAGCGGGCCGAGTGACTTTTCTGTCGGACCCTGAGGAATACACCATCCCCGCTGATAGCTGGTCAGCACGTCCTTTCTTGGGCTACGACTGGATTGCAG GGCTGCTGGAGACGGACTCGTCGTTGTCCGAGAAATCTGAGCAGTACTTCTCTGAGCTCAGGGAGTTCCGGCAGGTGAACAAGGAAGCGTGTGTCCATGAGGAAGACCTGGG GCCAGAGGCACCGGATTACTTGGCTCCTGAACAAGAAGCAGATTTGGTTTCCAGTTCCCATCAGT GTGTTTATTGCTATCGATTAAACAGGCGCCTGTTTACAGTCCCTGTGGATTCCCAGTCTGCCTGCCCCATGTGTAAGACCCCGAGAGCCCGGCGGCCTCCGGAGACGCTGGAGGAACCAGCCTACGTCAG GGTCAGCATTCCCAGGTCCACCCTCCTGCCTGCCTATAAGTACAAAATCCATCGCAGGAAGAGCTTTGAACCAGCAGACGATCTGGCTTTACCCTCG CACTGCCTGGCCGGTTGGGAGAACGTcgtcccctccagcagccccacgCTTAGCAGTTTGGATCTGCGAACTTCACTGCAACAAAAACCCACTGACCGTTCTCACCTG ACCTTGGTGTCCCGAATGTCCGGAGGAACCAGAACGGACCAGCTCCTAAACGTGTCCCGCTCAGCTCATTTCAGACTTAGTAATGCTTCTCAGCAGAGAGCTCCAGACAAGCCACTATGCTACAGAGCAACTCCTAATTAA